The Salvia miltiorrhiza cultivar Shanhuang (shh) chromosome 1, IMPLAD_Smil_shh, whole genome shotgun sequence genome has a window encoding:
- the LOC131011605 gene encoding uncharacterized protein LOC131011605 produces MERIFRFLRCNDAQRLMCVSYQLKGTADYWWKAKQKTMTPEQLDELTWELFKTALCEKFIPRSYRKKKEMEFTTLKQGNKTVVEYDRLFCDLARYAPYRVDTDEKMSELFCAGLRQEIRVVLASQTALSYAEALNRALDMELAMQPEKTTHTPTPPSAQYTQVSNTPYSNQGQKGKRKWENRGNEGKKPWQGQNVQAPFVKGDKLFYGGPATSHPGHQGIPPCPKCKKLHT; encoded by the coding sequence atggaacgaatctttcgatttttgagATGCAACGACGCACAACGTCTTATGTGCGTGTCTTACCAGCTGAAAGGAACCGCCGACTATTGGTGGAAAGCAAAGCAGAAAACTATGACCCCGGAGCAGTTAGATGAACTCACTTGGGAGCTTTTTAAGACTGCtctgtgtgagaagttcatacccagaagctataggaaaaagaaggaaatGGAGTTTACCACCTTGAAGCAAGGGAATAAAACTGTAGTGGAGTACGATCGACTATTCTGCGATCTGGCCCGATATGCACCGTATAGAGTGGATACGGATGAGAAGATGTCCGAGTTGTTTTGCGCCGGACTGCGACAAGAGATAAGAGttgtattggcaagtcaaacggcACTTTCCTACGCCGAGGCCTTGAACAGAGCTCTAGATATGGAGCTAGCAATGCAACCAGAGAAAACAACACACACACCAACGCCTCCATCAGCTCAATATACGCAAGTATCAAACACTCCCTACTCTAACCAAGGACAGAAAGGAAAACGCAAATGGGAAAATCGTGGAAATGAGGGTAAAAAGCCATGGCAAGGTCAGAATGTCCAGGCTCCATTCGTGAAAggcgataaattattttatggtgGACCAGCGACCTCACACCCCGGACACCAAGGGATACCCCCTTGTCCTAAGTGCAAAAAGTTACACACATGA